In the Jatrophihabitans endophyticus genome, one interval contains:
- a CDS encoding LLM class flavin-dependent oxidoreductase — MTTLGVIFPPSRPPEELREVAVAADDAGVEQLWLWEDCFFESGVAAAAAALGWTQRIAVGIGLMPVPLRNVALTAMEIATIERLFPGRFVPGIGHGVLDWMGQVGARAASPMTLLREYGTALRALLHGETVSTDGRYVQLEDVALDWPPSPAPPLLVGAVGPKTLELATEVGDGVILTGATTPQALRDAAEPLAAGQARSGRAAADVVVFVTVTDRAPAAEIAARVGDYAAAGATHVALHAVGDDSYPLPEFAALVGREVRPAVR, encoded by the coding sequence ATGACGACTCTCGGCGTGATCTTCCCGCCCAGCCGCCCGCCCGAGGAGCTGCGCGAGGTGGCCGTGGCCGCCGACGACGCGGGCGTCGAGCAGCTCTGGTTGTGGGAGGACTGCTTCTTCGAGAGCGGGGTGGCCGCCGCGGCGGCGGCGCTGGGCTGGACGCAGCGCATCGCGGTGGGCATCGGGCTCATGCCCGTCCCGCTGCGCAACGTCGCGCTGACCGCCATGGAGATCGCGACCATCGAGCGGCTCTTCCCGGGGCGGTTCGTGCCGGGCATCGGGCACGGCGTGCTCGACTGGATGGGCCAGGTGGGTGCTCGGGCGGCGTCGCCGATGACGTTGCTGCGCGAGTACGGCACGGCGCTGCGTGCGCTCCTGCACGGCGAGACGGTGTCGACCGACGGGCGCTACGTCCAGCTCGAGGACGTCGCGCTCGACTGGCCGCCGTCCCCGGCCCCGCCGCTGCTCGTCGGCGCGGTCGGCCCGAAGACCCTCGAGCTCGCCACCGAGGTGGGCGATGGTGTGATCCTCACCGGCGCCACCACGCCGCAGGCGTTGCGCGATGCGGCCGAGCCCCTCGCCGCCGGGCAGGCCCGCAGCGGGCGTGCCGCGGCCGACGTCGTCGTGTTCGTGACGGTCACCGACCGTGCCCCGGCCGCCGAGATCGCGGCCCGGGTCGGCGACTACGCCGCCGCCGGTGCCACCCACGTCGCCCTGCACGCCGTGGGCGACGACTCCTACCCGTTGCCCGAATTCGCCGCATTGGTCGGCAGAGAGGTGCGGCCCGCGGTGCGCTGA